acaaGATATTCGAGGAGACAATATACTTAAATGCTTTTGACCCCCAACTACCCATAACAGAGAAAAGAATATATAATCTCCTTAGGCAGACATCAATTctgatttatttgttttttatatGCTGGTAGCTTTGCTTTCAATGTCAAATTATATCACTTATCATTCATCACAAGTTGTCTCTCAAATTTTCTCTTATGATATGTGAAATAGAAGCATAGTTATCGTGAGAGTCTATCAAAAAATGTTTCTTTATTCTCACAAAAATAAGGATAAGATCTACTTACATCCTACCCTCTTTAGACTCAAGACAAATCCACCTTAAGGTAGTCGGTAGGAGAGGTCACGGACACCCGATAATCTCAGAAAAAATGTATCtatatttgtgtatatatttttgtattgaCACCCCAAGCAATAAAGGTAAAGTGGTTCCCCTAGTTTATCTGGGGTGCGTAGGTGGACACTTAATGGGATCACTTGAGTTCGATTCTCACTTTAGcattttctaaaatttcaatattttgacATTTTAGTAGTTAGAGtccatatttttaaatttttttggttGTTTTTTCCTTTAGTTTTTACAGAGTTCTGCCCAAACTTTGTAGTGCAGTACTTGACATTTCTATGTTattagaagaaaaacaaattaacaTGTCTATATTAAAGATAGTGGTTTCAACACTATCATTTTTTAGGTCCGTCCCTGTTCAGATTACACTTGTGAAATTACAtaagatatgttgttgttattattgtgtatgTGAGAAATAGATTTTGTGCATTAGAAGGAAGAAACATGTGAGATCAAAGTCAAATCTAATATTCaagaacaatcaaaagaaaagcACAagcttctttttcattttttaggtCCATCCCTGTTCAGATTACACTTGTGAAATTACAtaagatatgttgttgttattattgtgtatgTGAGAAATAGATTTTGTGCATTAGAAGGAAGAAACATGTGAGATCAAAGTCAAATCTAATATTCaagaacaatcaaaagaaaagcACAagcttctttttcatttttcaaactttaatttttttgagtcaaaTATAATTGTTATACGCAAGAGATTATTACTCAACATGTCAATTTCAATCTATAGGCCAATGACATATGGAATTTTTTGTTCTATCTTCTTTGCAACTTCTAAAGATTTTATCAAATCAATATGAGCTATTTTACTGCTGAATTTCCTCCTCCTCTTTCTTTGATTGCCATTTTCTCGATCATCATCGTGTACATGGTGATTTGTTACCTTGTTCTTGATCTAATCGATCAGCAACAGGGCGATTCCAACGATGATATTTCTCGAGTAGATGCTGCTCATGACTCGGGTTTATCATTTGAAGAGTTACAAGAAATCAGTTGTTTCTACCTCAAAGGACAAGTGAATTACTCAATATGTGCTATTTGTTTGGATGGTCTTGTTGATGCAGAATTGTGCAGAAGTTTTCCAGCTTGTAACCATATGTTTCATGCTCAATGTATTGATCCTTGGTTAGCCAAAAAAACAACTTGTCCAACTTGTCGAACGCCTTTTAGACCACgattttctttcttaaagtAAGAAACTAAACAGGACCATCAAGGCTTACTTACAGTCTAGCTAGCTAGTGGTATCAGTGAGAGTCTTTCATACGATCTACGTGGGTTTAATTCTCACTGTCTCCTTTGTTCCCCTTTTAggatttttttagaaaaaaacattCATATACTTTTACTCATAGCATTTCTATTCATAAGATAAATTCATGAATATTTCAGCCTAATATCATTATTGTAATGCCCTTGTCCTGTttcatgatgtaaatgaagAGTACATAATTTACAATTATTTTCAGCTACTTCAATTATTTTTAGAGGTAACAGATTCAAATATAGATGTAGTTGATGGCAATTGCCTCAAAGCCTAAAGGGGATGTCTAGGATGATGGCATAAGGACATATGTACCAAAAAATAAGTGTGACAAATTTGATttttccacatatgtatacgTAGATCATGTTTTAAATCCGCCTTTAGTGTGTAAGTTAAACAATAAAAAGCTGTTTTTACACataaacacaacaacaacatacccagtgaaatcccacaaagtagggtctggggagggtagagtgtacgaaGACTTGACCACTACCTCGTGGAAGGCAAGACAACACTCTATCGCTACTATctttctaccctaatacgcgaCCTTCACTCCTTCCTATCTAAAATCATGTCCTCAATAATATGAAGTTGCGTCAtgtgtcctgtctaatcacctctcatTAATTCTTGTTTCAATTTTCGTGAGTGAATGTAGTAAGTGCAGACGATGGATCAAGTGTGAACATTATTGTTATTGATGTTACTCAACAATCAACAACCAAACGTATGGCATGGAgctcaataatttttttattagtattattttcttaCTCCTATTTATTACAAGAGCATGGAACTCAATGTTTAGCTGTGCTATGTAAATCTTTTCAGAAAATCTTATCTATCCAAATGAGTTCCTCTGCACCTGAACTCCCATCCCCTCTCTTTTTGGTTGTCATTATCGTGGTATATATGGTAATTTGTTACCTTGTTCTTGATATGATCGATCAACAAGTAGATTCCAACGATGAGACTTCTCGAATGGATGCTTATGACTCAGGATTATCAGTCGAAGAGTTGCAAGGAATCAGTTGCTTCTACCTCAAAGAAGAAGCAAATTCATCGATGTGTGTCATTTGCTTGGATAGTCTATGTGAAGCAGAATTGTGCAGAAGTTTTCCACCTTGTAACCATGTGTTCCATGCTCAATGTCTTGATCCTTGGTTAGCCAAAAAAACAACTTGTCCAACTTGCCGAACGCCATTAAGACCATAATTTTCACTCTCAAAAGTAAAAAATTAACTGTATCTTCAACATTCATATACTATTGTTACTTGTATCATATTAGACTGAATTCTCCAGCCTTTGTCACTACTAAAATGACTTGTttcatgatgtaaatgaaggatatatattatttttcgcTTTCTGATTCTTATAGTCAATGACACATGAACAGATGAAATTGATAGTTAGTGGGATTAAAAGGCACAAACACATTAGGTCGGGGGTCATAAAGGAGTCTGCAAGTTGCAACGACAACTAGTGCAACATTCAACAGCATGAACCATAGGCACATCCAGAATGTACAATCGGAGGATTCAAAAatgaatgtatatataattCGAGCCGAAAGCAATGGAATCCACAGAAACTCGACCTAGATTTGATTAAAAGACACAAACACATTTGGTCCGGGGGCATAAAGGCGCTTCCAACAACTACTATTACAACATTCAACAGCATGAACAGAGGCAAAGGCAAATCCAGAATGCTGAGTCAGAGGATTCGAAAATGAATGTGATCCTTGTACAtgcatacatttttattttttattttggcatgtgtATACATAGTTCGAGCACAAATCAATGAGTTCAGTTTAACCCAAAGAACCCGTTCTAGATCAGCCTCGGAGCATGAGAGTTAAACAATAAACATAACAACtgcataatatacacagacatAAAGCTGTTCCAGCAAATTCAAATGCCACATTATAATTATTGATAAACCTCAACAACCTCAGGTATAGCATGGAGCTCAATGACTAGTTGTGCTATGTTATCGCCAACTTTCACCTCGAAATCAACATCAGAATGATTGAACAGTATCACGAAAATGGGGTTTTTGTCTAAATCTACCACTCCACCTCCAACATCAATGGAATGATGCCAAGCCAAACTTGATCTTGAAGCTACACATATGAAACAAAAGCATCATCTTTAATCACAGATTATGTcaattgtagaagaaaaatgtACATTCAGATAAGAATGTTGCAGCATACCGACACGACCATAGGTTCCTGGAGGTAAGTCTATGCTTAAGTCAGTGGCAATTTTCGCCTTGCCTCGAGCTGGTACCATAATATCCCTTGCACTACCAACAAATTAACAATCACAAAAAGAAACAATATTTGCTCAACGATTTTCAAAGATATGAATCTATTATTTGTACTTAGTGTGTTTTTAACACATATACAAAGTCTAAGCTAAAACTACTGAGCTCGTTTGAAGCCCTATCTTCTTGACTAGATCCGCGCCTGTTATCAAATAGTTCTGCTACAGTTTGAGACCAGAAAAATCTTATCTGTGATAGCAATCACTGTGCCTGATAATACTTTTTATCAGTGTTCAAACttgacatatttatatataaaagggCATATGGAGCCATTTCCTTATCCTTTTTTCTGTCAAGAGTAGAAAATGACTGATTGGCAGTTACTTATATTAGTTactgagaaaaaaaaaacattatagATCTCTCCCCATGTTCCCTGGACCATGTTCTGGACCAGAGGAAGGCAAGAGTTAGCCTCAGTACTTCCCATCAATCACGATGTTCATCTAACTTGCACTGATATAGACGGAATTAGGCACCCATCTTTTTAATTGTCAATGAATCTATTCGTGTTAGATTCTACTCTATGAATAATGAATAGATGAAGGAAACATATTAGTACAAATAAACTCAAGGTTAAATAGGGATAACCATATGATTAACAAACCAATTCTTCCTTTTCCTTATCAATATAGAatctactagagtcgttttgAT
This region of Solanum dulcamara chromosome 9, daSolDulc1.2, whole genome shotgun sequence genomic DNA includes:
- the LOC129902382 gene encoding RING-H2 finger protein ATL56-like, with amino-acid sequence MVICYLVLDLIDQQQGDSNDDISRVDAAHDSGLSFEELQEISCFYLKGQKILSIQMSSSAPELPSPLFLVVIIVVYMVICYLVLDMIDQQVDSNDETSRMDAYDSGLSVEELQGISCFYLKEEANSSMCVICLDSLCEAELCRSFPPCNHVFHAQCLDPWLAKKTTCPTCRTPLRP
- the LOC129903381 gene encoding deoxyuridine 5'-triphosphate nucleotidohydrolase-like, which produces MAEEKKLTNFAVQNGAADISEVIKSYIPILNVRRLSEKATLPKRMFPHSAAYDLFSARDIMVPARGKAKIATDLSIDLPPGTYGRVASRSSLAWHHSIDVGGGVVDLDKNPIFVILFNHSDVDFEVKVGDNIAQLVIELHAIPEVVEVYQ